From Apis mellifera strain DH4 linkage group LG5, Amel_HAv3.1, whole genome shotgun sequence, the proteins below share one genomic window:
- the LOC726255 gene encoding complex I intermediate-associated protein 30, mitochondrial, with protein sequence MEKSIFHLLKSYFRNSLTRFKRFYKDYKSDQQIYDKIAEDDFKNLSFFKKIEKIYYTYKNECKLFIHESFQNYSIYPQQLIEDEVDIVWKFDGSQKSLDQWIVNSDSDYKHGYSSAKLELSSHGYGIFHGTLNTTPVKDGKTTDSGYCNITTIPKFKSFHRVDKYDWTKYNEIVLRVKGDGRTYMLNILQKSQLEYNNFIYHYFMYTRGGPHWQIVRIPFSKFVICKNGQISENQYPLLANIITNFGITIADKISGPFKLEIDYIGVCYNTNISENFAYELYDVNRN encoded by the exons atggaaaaaagtatttttcatctattaaaatcatattttagaaaCTCTTTAACcagatttaaaagattttacaaAGATTATAAATCGGATCAACAAATCTACGATAAAATAGCAGaggatgattttaaaaatctcagtttttttaaaaaaatagaaaaaatatattatacatataaaaatgagtgtaaattatttatacatgagTCATTCcagaattattcaatatatccaCAACAATTGATAGAAGATGAAGTTGATATTGTATGGAAATTTGATGGATCTCAAAAGTCGCTGGATCAATGGATTGTAAATTCTGACAGTGATTATAAACATGGTTATTCAAGTGCTAA gtTAGAATTATCATCTCATGGTTATGGAATATTTCACGGTACGTTAAATACCACTCCagtgaaagatggcaaaacaACAGATAGTGGTTACTGCAATATCACTacaattccaaaatttaaatcttttcatcGAGTAGATAAATATGATTGgactaaatataatgaaattgtattaCGAGTTAAAGGAGATGGTAGAacttatatgttaaatatcttACAAAAATCCCAactagaatataataattttatttatcattattttatgtatacaaGGGGTGGTCCACATTGGCAAATAGTTAGAattcctttttcaaaatttgtgaTTTGTAAAAATGGACAAATTAGTGAAAATCAATATCCTTTacttgcaaatattattacaaattttggtATTACAATTGCTGATAAAATCTCAGGtccttttaaattagaaattgattatattggagtttgttataatacaaatatttctgaaaattttgcaTATGAACTGTATGATGTAAAtagaaactaa
- the LOC412965 gene encoding synaptotagmin-14 isoform X2, giving the protein MILAGSDHFLAVPVEATAFLGAIAGFVVLLLALFLYLSRKWCFTPPSTTTLFGGVCVPLCESNNGSTSQITKNIGKAFSYSDPETSSDSEEDVRRLNSHPPPDTLTIQAEDGPTILDAGTTSSSCTEEHSSNDQQQCVVEVGASGLDNREQEVEVEQNGSTTNDVITTMGTITEEVGSLEVAFLYDAPMREMTVHVLQGRNYPEGIGGSQVRLVLLPSKKQRRKTRVRQGTSPQYMESFLLPRVNPEDVNAMGVRLRVYLWGGRMRRERLLGEARVSFDQINLQLETTLWLTLQPPPFSSVQDWGTTSSLTRSDSTGSQQSVQSYASPTARVPTYASHTIPPYGSSMKGGSVAEILIGLAYNGTTGRLSVEIIKGSHFRGGGGNDTKPPDTYVKLSLVDSNGHEMERSKTGLKRAQPNPLYKETFIFQVALFQLGDVTLFLSVYNRRRGGMGRKGREMIGWLSLGLNSSGSEELQHWNDMRAARQPTQVQRWHSLLRP; this is encoded by the exons ATGATTCTGGCAGGATCAGACCATTTTCTGGCGG TACCGGTGGAAGCGACAGCATTTCTGGGTGCTATTGCTGGTTTTGTGGTTCTTCTGTTGGCTCTTTTCCTGTACCTATCACGCAAATGGTGTTTTACTCCGCCATCCACGACCACACTTTTCGGCGGCGTTTGCGTGCCTCTTTGCGAATCTAATAATGGCTCCACTTCTCAAATTACAAAGAACATAG GGAAGGCATTTTCCTATTCGGATCCAGAGACTAGTTCCGATTCAGAAGAAGATGTTCGTCGATTGAATTCTCATCCACCGCCGGATACTTTAACTATTCAAGCAGAGGATGGACCGACTATCTTGG ATGCTGGCACCACTTCCAGCAGCTGCACAGAAGAACATTCGTCCAATGATCAACAACAA TGCGTGGTAGAAGTGGGGGCTTCCGGTCTTGACAATAGAGAACAAGAAGTAGAAGTGGAGCAAAATGGTTCAACTACTAACGATGTTATTACAACAATGGGTACTATCACCGAAGAAGTGGGTAGCTTAGAAGTCGCTTTTCTATATGATGCACCGATGCGCGAGATGACG GTTCATGTATTGCAAGGTCGAAATTATCCTGAAGGTATAGGCGGTAGTCAAGTTCGACTAGTATTATTACCATCAAAGAAACAACGACGCAAAACTCGGGTGCGCCAGGGTACATCTCCACAATACATGGAGAGTTTTTTACTTCCACGAGTAAATCCGGAGGATGTAAATGCCATGGGTGTACGTTTAAGAGTATATTTATGGGGCGGAAGAATGCGTAGAGAAAGATTGTTAGGCGAAGCGAGAGTCTCTTTCGATCAGATTAATCTTCAGCTTGAAACTACACTTTGGTTAACGCTACAACCTCCACCTTTTTCTtcg GTACAAGATTGGGGAACAACTAGTAGTTTGACTCGCAGCGATTCTACAGGATCACAACAGTCAGTTCAATCATATGCATCACCTACTGCACGTGTACCAACTTATGCATCGCATACTATACCTCCTTATGGTAGTAGTATGAAGGGTGGAAGTGTAGCGGAGATTTTAATAGGTTTGGCTTATAATGGAACGACCGGACGTTTATCGGTAGAGATAATCAAAGGATCTCATTTTCGTGGTGGTGGTGGGAATGACACGAAACCACCTGATACATATGTTAAGCTTTCTCTTGTGGATAGTAATGGTCATGAAATGGAACGTTCAAAAACTGGTTTGAAACGTGCTCAGCCGAATCCTCTTTATAaggaaacatttatatttcaa GTTGCACTATTCCAACTTGGAGATGTAACACTCTTTTTATCGGTTTATAATCGACGAAGAGGCGGAatgggaagaaaaggaagagaaatgaTCGGTTGGCTCAGTTTGGGATTGAACAGTTCCGGTTCGGAGGAGCTTCAACATTGGAATGATATGCGTGCAGCAAGGCAACCGACGCAAGTTCAACGTTGGCACTCGTTGCTACGTCCTTGA
- the LOC413542 gene encoding polyribonucleotide nucleotidyltransferase 1, mitochondrial, giving the protein MILFRYCRLLSNRNLIFLRLKNYNKNENIFHIKFISNNAVKNVNITLSNGSEIKLSTGKYARFTSGSVIATVGDTSIMTTVVRNNVLSNNSIIPLTVNYRQKAAAIGRIPTNFFRRELGYTDNEILVSRIIDRSLRPLFQPKYSYETQIVCNLLAIDGINNPDVLSINAASAALSISDIPWNGPVAAVRIGLIDNTYIINPSKRELQQSKLNLVLSCISKNLIVMIEGSANDILEPELRKAIKLGIKECQTIINSISELQKQIGKPKLNIVSDDESNNDVEEFVREFVSNELREIFNYHFHDKISRDNAIFDLRNRMLEKIKNHDSKYIENALKIFSNISKEIFRSLIFETEKRCDGRGMNELREISCQVDLFQPLHGSAFFQRGQTQVLCTVTLDSIESSLKLDTISMLSSGIKEKNFFLHYEFPPYAINETGKLTGIDRREIGHGALAEKGLQAVIPQNYPFAIRLTSEVLESNGSSSMASICGGSLALMNAGIPISSPVAGVAMGLVCNNTNTADLKETDYKILTDISGIEDHLGDMDFKIAGTKRGFTAFQADIKVPGIPFKVITKSIHYAHLAKNQIINIMNKVISSPATNKKKNKPVLDTIEVPIHQRRHFLGIGGLNLKKILHETGVNIYSVNDTVFSIFAPNQNAMDEAKYMINKILETEVEPTLIFGDIYTAKITEIREIGVMVTLYPTMMPTLLPNSQLDQRKIHHPDVLGLNVGDEIKVKYFGRDPVNGRIRLSRKILQIPTMQKNINDTKETMDTHKT; this is encoded by the exons ATGATACTATTTAGATATTGTAGGTTATTaagtaatagaaatttaatttttttgcgattgaaaaattataataaaaatgaaaatatatttcatattaaatttatatcaaataatgctgtaaaaaatgtaaatataacattatctaATGG gTCGGAAATTAAACTATCAACTGGGAAATATGCACGATTTACAAGTGGAAGTGTTATTGCTACGGTTGGCGATACATCAATTATGACAACTGTAGTtagaaataatgtattatctaataattctataattccaTTAACTGTAAATTATAGGCAAAAAGCAGCTGCAATAGGCCGTATaccaacaaatttttttcgtagagAATTAGGTTACACAGATAATGAAATTCTTGTTAGTAGAATAATAGATAGATCGTTACGTCCTTTATTTCAACcaaaatattcatatgaaaCACAGAtagtatgtaatttattagcTATTGATGGAATTAATAATCCAGATGTATTATCTATCAATGCTGCATCTGCAGCTTTAAGCATTTCGGATATTCCATGGAATGGACCTGTAGCAGCTGTAAGAATTGGTTTAATtgacaatacatatataattaatccttCAAAACGTGAACTTCaacaaagtaaattaaatcttgtttTGTCatgtatatcaaaaaatttaattgttatgaTAGAAGGATCAgcaaatgatattttagaaCCAGAACTTCGAAAAGCAATAAAGTTAGGTATTAAAGAATGTCAAACAATTATAAACTCTATATCAGaattacaaaaacaaattGGTAAACCTAAATTGAATATTGTCAGTGATGATGAATCAAACAATGATGTGGAAGAGTTTGTAAGAGAATTTGTGTCAAATGAAttacgtgaaatttttaattatcattttcatgaTAAAATTTCGCGAGACAATGCTATCTTTGATTTGAGAAATAGAAtgctagaaaaaataaaaaatcatgattcaaaatatattgaaaatgctttaaaaatttttagcaatatttctaaagaaattttcagatctttaatatttgaaacagaGAAAAg atGTGATGGTCGTGGAATGAATGAATTGAGAGAAATAAGTTGTCAGGTTGATTTATTTCAACCTCTCCATGGTTCTGCTTTCTTTCAAAGAGGACAAACTCAAGTTTTATGTACAGTAACTCTTGATAGTATAGAAAGTTCTCTTAAATTAGATACTATTTCAATGTTATCTAG tggtataaaagaaaaaaatttttttctacattatGAATTTCCTCCATATGCTATAAACGAAACGGGTAAACTTACTGGAATAGATCGTAGAGAAATTGGTCATGGAGCATTAGCAGAAAAAGGATTGCAGGCAGTTATACCTCAAAATTATCCATTTGCTATAAGATTAACAAGTGAAGTATTAGAATCAAATG gtTCATCTTCTATGGCTTCTATTTGTGGTGGTAGTTTAGCATTAATGAATGCAGGTATACCAATATCATCTCCTGTAGCTGGTGTAGCTATGGGATTAGTCTGCAATAATACTAATACTGCTGATTTAAAAGAAaccgattataaaattttaactgacatatct GGTATAGAAGATCATCTTGGAGACATGGATTTCAAAATTGCGGGTACAAAGAGAGGATTTACTGCTTTTCAAGCTGATATAAAAGTACCAGGAATTCCTTTTAAAGTGATAACAAAAAGTATTCATTATGCACATTTAGCAAAAAAccagattattaatattatgaataaagtaATATCTTCTCCAgcaactaataaaaaaaagaataaacctGTACTTGATACTATAGAAGTACCAATACATCAAAGAAGACACTTTCTTGGAATTGgaggattaaatttaaaaaaaatattacatgaaACTGGAGTTAAt atatattcggTAAATGATAcagtattttctatatttgcgCCTAATCAAAATGCAATGGATGAAgcgaaatatatgataaataaaattttggaaacaGAAGTAGAACCCACATTGATATTTGGTGACATTTATACAGCAAAAATAACTGAAATTCGTGAAATTGGAGTTATGGTTACATTATATCCGACTATGATGCCAACTTTATTACCTAATTCACAATTAGATCAACGTAAAATTCATCATCCTGATGTACTTGGATTGAATGTTGgagatgaaataaaagtaaaatatttcggACGAGATCCAGTAAATGGACGAATCAgattatctcgaaaaatattgcaaattccAACTATGCAAAAGAATATCAATGATACTAAAG agACTATGGACAcacataaaacataa
- the LOC412965 gene encoding synaptotagmin-14 isoform X1 — protein sequence MYNRRSRERFNRLPVEATAFLGAIAGFVVLLLALFLYLSRKWCFTPPSTTTLFGGVCVPLCESNNGSTSQITKNIGKAFSYSDPETSSDSEEDVRRLNSHPPPDTLTIQAEDGPTILDAGTTSSSCTEEHSSNDQQQCVVEVGASGLDNREQEVEVEQNGSTTNDVITTMGTITEEVGSLEVAFLYDAPMREMTVHVLQGRNYPEGIGGSQVRLVLLPSKKQRRKTRVRQGTSPQYMESFLLPRVNPEDVNAMGVRLRVYLWGGRMRRERLLGEARVSFDQINLQLETTLWLTLQPPPFSSVQDWGTTSSLTRSDSTGSQQSVQSYASPTARVPTYASHTIPPYGSSMKGGSVAEILIGLAYNGTTGRLSVEIIKGSHFRGGGGNDTKPPDTYVKLSLVDSNGHEMERSKTGLKRAQPNPLYKETFIFQVALFQLGDVTLFLSVYNRRRGGMGRKGREMIGWLSLGLNSSGSEELQHWNDMRAARQPTQVQRWHSLLRP from the exons ATGTATAACCGCCGGTCGAGAGAAAGATTTAATCGGT TACCGGTGGAAGCGACAGCATTTCTGGGTGCTATTGCTGGTTTTGTGGTTCTTCTGTTGGCTCTTTTCCTGTACCTATCACGCAAATGGTGTTTTACTCCGCCATCCACGACCACACTTTTCGGCGGCGTTTGCGTGCCTCTTTGCGAATCTAATAATGGCTCCACTTCTCAAATTACAAAGAACATAG GGAAGGCATTTTCCTATTCGGATCCAGAGACTAGTTCCGATTCAGAAGAAGATGTTCGTCGATTGAATTCTCATCCACCGCCGGATACTTTAACTATTCAAGCAGAGGATGGACCGACTATCTTGG ATGCTGGCACCACTTCCAGCAGCTGCACAGAAGAACATTCGTCCAATGATCAACAACAA TGCGTGGTAGAAGTGGGGGCTTCCGGTCTTGACAATAGAGAACAAGAAGTAGAAGTGGAGCAAAATGGTTCAACTACTAACGATGTTATTACAACAATGGGTACTATCACCGAAGAAGTGGGTAGCTTAGAAGTCGCTTTTCTATATGATGCACCGATGCGCGAGATGACG GTTCATGTATTGCAAGGTCGAAATTATCCTGAAGGTATAGGCGGTAGTCAAGTTCGACTAGTATTATTACCATCAAAGAAACAACGACGCAAAACTCGGGTGCGCCAGGGTACATCTCCACAATACATGGAGAGTTTTTTACTTCCACGAGTAAATCCGGAGGATGTAAATGCCATGGGTGTACGTTTAAGAGTATATTTATGGGGCGGAAGAATGCGTAGAGAAAGATTGTTAGGCGAAGCGAGAGTCTCTTTCGATCAGATTAATCTTCAGCTTGAAACTACACTTTGGTTAACGCTACAACCTCCACCTTTTTCTtcg GTACAAGATTGGGGAACAACTAGTAGTTTGACTCGCAGCGATTCTACAGGATCACAACAGTCAGTTCAATCATATGCATCACCTACTGCACGTGTACCAACTTATGCATCGCATACTATACCTCCTTATGGTAGTAGTATGAAGGGTGGAAGTGTAGCGGAGATTTTAATAGGTTTGGCTTATAATGGAACGACCGGACGTTTATCGGTAGAGATAATCAAAGGATCTCATTTTCGTGGTGGTGGTGGGAATGACACGAAACCACCTGATACATATGTTAAGCTTTCTCTTGTGGATAGTAATGGTCATGAAATGGAACGTTCAAAAACTGGTTTGAAACGTGCTCAGCCGAATCCTCTTTATAaggaaacatttatatttcaa GTTGCACTATTCCAACTTGGAGATGTAACACTCTTTTTATCGGTTTATAATCGACGAAGAGGCGGAatgggaagaaaaggaagagaaatgaTCGGTTGGCTCAGTTTGGGATTGAACAGTTCCGGTTCGGAGGAGCTTCAACATTGGAATGATATGCGTGCAGCAAGGCAACCGACGCAAGTTCAACGTTGGCACTCGTTGCTACGTCCTTGA
- the LOC726269 gene encoding probable phospholipid hydroperoxide glutathione peroxidase, producing the protein MQKLIFLTVLFFCGVIGENCEDNNKKEECALAPLDQDKNWKSASTIYDFHAKDIHGNDVSLNKYRGHVCIIVNVASNCGLTDTNYRELVQLYEKYNEKEGLRILAFPSNEFGGQEPGTSVEILEFVKKYNVTFDLFEKINVNGDNAHPLWKWLKTQANGFITDDIKWNFSKFIINKEGKVVSRFAPTVDPLQMESELKKYF; encoded by the exons atgcaga aatTGATATTTCTAACAGTTCTCTTCTTTTGTGGAGTCATAGGAGAAAATTgtgaagataataataaaaaagaagaatgtgCTTTAGCACCTTTAGATCAAGACAAGAATTGGAAATCAGCTTCTACCATTTATGATTTTCATGCTAAAGATATCCATGGAAATGACGTgtcattgaataaatatcgtGGACATGtttgtataattgttaatGTTGCTAGTAATTGTGGACTTACAGATACAAATTACAGAGAACTTGtacaattatatgaaaaatacaatgaaaaagAAGGTTTAAGGATTTTAGCATTTCCATCAAATGAGTTTGGCGGTCAAGAACCAGGAACCTCTGTAGAAATTTTAGAGtttgtcaaaaaatataatgttacttttgatctatttgaaaaaattaatgttaatggAGATAATGCACATCCATTATGGAAGTGGTTGAAGACACAAGCAAATGGATTCATAACTGACgatataaaatggaattttagtaaatttattattaacaaagaaGGAAAAGTTGTTTCTCGATTTGCACCAACTGTTGATCCTTTGCAAATGGAATCTgagttgaagaaatatttttaa
- the LOC412966 gene encoding pre-mRNA-splicing factor ISY1 homolog yields MARNAEKAMTTLARWRAAQSNEGARKEQERRPYLASECRDLRKAEKWRMQIIREIAKKVAQIQNAGLGEFRIRDLNDEINKLLREKRHWEAQIKELGGPDYSRVGPRMLDHEGREVPGNRGYKYFGAAKELPGVRELFEQEPPPPPRKTRAELMKDIDADYYGYRDDDDGILLPLEQKAEQEAREKAVQEWLAQNKKESEIEEEIETTAQKAIPSQQDIQEALLARKKQELLEKYVL; encoded by the exons atg gcacGAAATGCAGAGAAAGCTAT gACTACTCTTGCTCGATGGAGAGCTGCACAAAGCAATGAAGGAGCTAGGAAAGAACAAGAAAGAAGACCATATTTAGCATCAGAATGCAGAGATTTGCGAAAAGCAGAAAAATGGAGAATGCaaataattagagaaattgcaaaaaaagttGCACAAATACAAAATGCAGGTTTAGGAGAATTTCGTATTCGAGATTTAAATgatgaaatcaataaattattacgagAAAAACGACATTGGGAAGCTCAAATCAAGGAATTAGGTGGGCCTGATTATTCTAGAGTAGGACCACGTATGTTAGATCATGAAGGTCGTGAG gTACCTGGAAATCGTGGTTACAAATATTTTGGAGCAGCAAAAGAATTACCGGGTGTCAGAGAATTATTTGAGCAAGAaccaccacctcctcctcgTAAAACACGCGCCGAATTAATGAAAGATATCGATGCCGATTATTACGGTTACAGAGATGACGatgatggaattttattaccTTTAGAACAAAAAGCTGAACAGGAAGCACGAGAAAAAGCAGTACAAGAATGGTTagcacaaaataaaaaagaatcagagatcgaagaagaaatcgaaacAACTGCTCAAAAAGCAATACCATCGCAACAAGATATTCAGGAAGCATTACTTGcaagaaaaaaacaagaacTATTAGAGAAATATGTACTTTGA
- the LOC409698 gene encoding probable cardiolipin synthase (CMP-forming), with translation MNHFTILCLKQSKTLNKYWLEKYLKQYLIYHAKICSTGITNHHKNYIKKENITRKKHNVSRTMLQGIKQTKRKVEIIIEKENIWTVPNFLCMGRILTSPYLSYLILSQDYQIALWLLVFAGFSDLADGWIARTWSSQASKLGTFLDPVADKLLVGTLFLSLAWVGLVPIPLTCLVITRDIVLISAASYIRYKSLPSPKTFARYFNPTYATAQLAPTSISKINTAIQLSFIAGTLAAPVFHFVNHPILIASCYITALTTLAGGLSYLISKNTYKFLRKKTSSKTSF, from the exons ATGAATCACTTTACAATATTATGCTTGAAACAAtctaaaactttaaataaatattggttagaaaaatatttgaaacaatatttaatttatcatgcaAAAATATGTTCTACTGGAATTACTAatcatcataaaaattatattaaaaaggaaaatattactagaaaaaaacataatgTTTCAAGAACAATGCTTCAAGGTATTAAACAGACTAAACGAaaagtagaaataattattgagaaagaaaatatttggacAGTGccaaattttctttgtatGGGTCGAATCTTAACATCACCATActtaagttatttaattttatcacaagATTATCAG ATAGCATTGTGGTTATTAGTATTTGCAGGATTTAGTGACCTAGCTGATGGATGGATTGCACGTACATGGTCATCACAAGCTTCTAAGCTTGGTACTTTTCTAGATCCAGTTGCAGATAAATTACTTGTAGGTACACTATTCCTATCTTTGGCTTGGGTAGGATTGGTTCCTATTCCTTTAACATGTCTTGTTATTACACGAGATATTGTCTTGATATCTGCTGCTTCATACATAAGATATAAATCTTTACCTTCTcca aaaacTTTTGCAAGATATTTTAATCCTACATATGCAACAGCACAATTAGCTCCAACATCCATAAGTAAAATCAATACTGCTattcaattatcttttattgctGGAACATTGGCTGCACctgtatttcattttgtaaatcATCCAATTTTAATAGCTTCCTGTTACATAACAGCATTAACGACATTAGCAGGAGgtttaagttatttaatatcaaaaaatacatataaattcttaagaaaaaaaacttcatcAAAAACATCTTTTTAA